A segment of the Ischnura elegans chromosome 13 unlocalized genomic scaffold, ioIscEleg1.1 SUPER_13_unloc_1, whole genome shotgun sequence genome:
GGGTCTTCATTTGTTATCGACTCTGACGGTTCTGACTCAGGAGAAAGTGACTCAGAAAGTGGCGGTGAATCTTGTACGACCGAGGCGGCAAGGGGTACCGAAACGGCTAGGGGTACCGTTACATCTGAGGCTGTTTGGGCCGCTAATCCCCCAGTGAATAGGAATACCCTTTCCTTTGTTGGATCCCCTGGTCTAAAGAAACTTCCAAGTGGCTCGACCGCCAAAGACTACTTTTCCCTCGTGTTTACCGACGAGTTTTTTGACCTAGTCATAAGGGAAACAGAAAGGAATGCAGAGTGCATATTTCTGGGAAATCCATCGCCCCGTGCAAGGATAACAGACTGGCGGCCACTAACCAGAGAGGAGTTCGAGGTTTGGTTGGGCCTGCTCTTTCACATGGGGACGGTCCGCACAAATAGAATATCGGACTATTggaaaaagtcgatttttttcagCTTTCGGTTATTTCGCCAATCCATGGCAAGGGATCGCTTTCTTGGGATATTGCAAGCccttcattttgcaaaaaatgcaGATGAAAATGAACCTGTTCCATCTGATCGGCTATATAAAGTTAGGCCACTAATGAATTGCTTTCATAGAACAATGGCTTCCTGTGTTTCCCCTGGAAGAGAACTATGCATAGACGAATCAATGCTGCTTTGGCGAGGGCGATTGAATTTCCGGCAGTATATGCAGGGGAAAAGGcacaaacatggcataaaaatgtacatgctCTGTGAGCCAGCGGGGTTAGTGCATCGTATGATAGTTTATGCGGGCTCTGGGGATAGCGATGTGGGTGGACGTGGACATGGGGACAAAGTGGTGCACAAACTTTTGGAAGACTTTAAAAATAAGGGGCatagtgtatttttaaataattattataataacgtTCCACTAGCTAGGGATctaattaaatgcaaaacttaCTGCACAGGGACCCTCCGTGCGGCAAGAAAAGAGAACCCGAGAGAGGTTTTTGGGCACAAACTGGCAAAAAACCAGATTGTTGCTCGTTGGAGTGAGGAGGGGATTTGCGTCTTCCGCTGGAGGGATAAGAGGGATGTGTCTCTGATATCCTCTGAGTTTGGGTGTAACCTCGTACCCACTGAAAGGTCGGGGAGAGGTAAACCGGAAGCAGTGGTGGAGTATAATAAGTTTATGGGTGGTGTCGATCACTGCGACCAGTTGCTGTCGTACTACACCTGCCAGCACAAGTCCCTCAAGTGGTACAAAAAACTTGCCattcatttattccaaataatGTTGATAAATAGCTACATACTCTACAATAAATTCAGTGGCAACAAAAAGAGCTTGTATGAGTATAGAATGGAGGTAATAGAGTCCCTATTGTCCTCAAAAATAAGTGCCTTGCCCCCATCCCCTCAACCAAAAAAGGGTCTCTCCCACTTTCCGGCGATAGCTGGTGATGGGACGAAGGGTAAAAAACCTCAAAAAAGATGTAGAGTGTGCTATGCAAAGGGAGTGCGAAAAGCAATAATTTACATCTGTCCTGACTATGAAGGTGAGCCTGGACTTTGCTTGCACCCTTGCTTCCAAGAATTTCATGAAAGggtataaatgtttttaatgattactaattagaaatatatatttcgagatttttattgtttttcattttcactgtgcatataattatgatttttttcgattgatttcaaaatttcaaatgccaaatttttgctaatgatatttttgtaa
Coding sequences within it:
- the LOC124172143 gene encoding piggyBac transposable element-derived protein 4-like — protein: MKRRVSQGTSRRENNPTMNPVDNETPGPSGLSASKKKQPRKTLREDEIRALAMDSSDDNFSSGSSFVIDSDGSDSGESDSESGGESCTTEAARGTETARGTVTSEAVWAANPPVNRNTLSFVGSPGLKKLPSGSTAKDYFSLVFTDEFFDLVIRETERNAECIFLGNPSPRARITDWRPLTREEFEVWLGLLFHMGTVRTNRISDYWKKSIFFSFRLFRQSMARDRFLGILQALHFAKNADENEPVPSDRLYKVRPLMNCFHRTMASCVSPGRELCIDESMLLWRGRLNFRQYMQGKRHKHGIKMYMLCEPAGLVHRMIVYAGSGDSDVGGRGHGDKVVHKLLEDFKNKGHSVFLNNYYNNVPLARDLIKCKTYCTGTLRAARKENPREVFGHKLAKNQIVARWSEEGICVFRWRDKRDVSLISSEFGCNLVPTERSGRGKPEAVVEYNKFMGGVDHCDQLLSYYTCQHKSLKWYKKLAIHLFQIMLINSYILYNKFSGNKKSLYEYRMEVIESLLSSKISALPPSPQPKKGLSHFPAIAGDGTKGKKPQKRCRVCYAKGVRKAIIYICPDYEGEPGLCLHPCFQEFHERVNGWKGGILTPLGAGRRVIILHVGSESGFLQPEEETMLVFEGKKDSADYHSEMNALHFEEYFRRILRHLPEKSVLVIDQAPYHTMQDPQTKNPNLKWTKESGKRVKLLWTPVAHCEFNAIELIWAWVKNWVAKNNKTHKIKDALQLCVQALGDVTVSTWKNAVEHVKKIEDYYWIKDRLVEELTEPIIINLEDESSSSWSSSDED